CCACCTCTCCAGTCCGGTGAACCCCACCCAGGCGGTGAGGAACACAGCTGTCACTCGTACACGTCGATGCCGGAACATGCGCCGCCCCTACCCCACGCGCCCCGCCGCACACAGGGTCCGACCGGCGCTTTCCTCGTGGCCGATTCCCGTGACCATGCCCGCGGGCGATCTTCCTCGTCGTGCGGTCTCGTCGTGCGGTCGCGTGCGGTTTGTCCTTCGCGCCGTCGGGCACGAGCGGCGGGGTCAGTCTCCTGCCGAGATCCGCTCTGAGGGGTTATGAACACCGTTCTGCGTCTACTGACCGTCATAGGCGGCTCGATCGTGCTCACACTCACCGTGGGCTGGCTCACCGACCTGCTGTTGCGCCGCGTCGACGCGCGACATCCGGAGACACCGCTGTGGAACCGCCTGCGCCGCTGCCGAGTGTCCCTGCAAGTCTTCCTGCTGGCCGCCCTCCTCAAGGCGTCGTACCGGCAGATCGACTGGCGGCCCCTGCGGGAACACGCGGGCGCCGTCAGCCAGGTGCTGTCCCTGATGCTGATCGGCGCCGGTGCGTGGTTCGTCGTCCACATCACCTCCGCCGTGGTCGAGTCCTCGTACGCCCGCTACGCGACCGGCACCCGTGATCCCTCGCGGGTCCGCCGGGTACGGACCCAGGTCACCCTGATCATGAGGATCGTCACCGCGGTCGTCGCCGTCGTCGCGGCGGCCGCGATGCTGCTGACCTTCCCCGACTTCCGCGCCATCGGCACGTCCGTACTGGCCTCCGCGGGCATCATCGGCATCGTGGCGGGCGTCGCCGCCCAGTCCACCCTGGGCAATCTCTTCGCCGGCTTCCAGATCGCCTTCGGCGACATGGTGCGGATCGGCGACACGGTGGTCGTGAACGAGGAGTGGGGAGTGGTGGAGGAAGTGACCCTCACCTATCTGGCCGTGCGGACCTGGGACGAACGCCGCATCACCATGCCGGTCTCCTACTTCACGGGCCGTCCGTTCGAGAACTGGTCGCGCGGTGGGATCCAGATGACGGGCGCGGTGTTCATCCACTGCGACCACGCCACACCCTTCGCGCTGATGCGGGAGAAGTTGAAGGAGATCCTGGACGCCTGCGAGGAATGGGACGGTCGCGGCTGGGACCTCGCCGTCACGGACACCACGGCCAGCACCGTCACGGTCCGCGCGATCGTCACGGCGAAGGACCCGGACGACCTGT
This region of Streptomyces sp. NBC_00513 genomic DNA includes:
- a CDS encoding mechanosensitive ion channel family protein yields the protein MNTVLRLLTVIGGSIVLTLTVGWLTDLLLRRVDARHPETPLWNRLRRCRVSLQVFLLAALLKASYRQIDWRPLREHAGAVSQVLSLMLIGAGAWFVVHITSAVVESSYARYATGTRDPSRVRRVRTQVTLIMRIVTAVVAVVAAAAMLLTFPDFRAIGTSVLASAGIIGIVAGVAAQSTLGNLFAGFQIAFGDMVRIGDTVVVNEEWGVVEEVTLTYLAVRTWDERRITMPVSYFTGRPFENWSRGGIQMTGAVFIHCDHATPFALMREKLKEILDACEEWDGRGWDLAVTDTTASTVTVRAIVTAKDPDDLWTTRCTVREQLVAWLAEKHPYALPRIATSPAAEASGDH